Proteins from a single region of Macrotis lagotis isolate mMagLag1 chromosome 2, bilby.v1.9.chrom.fasta, whole genome shotgun sequence:
- the DMRTB1 gene encoding doublesex- and mab-3-related transcription factor B1, which yields MLRTPKCSRCRNHGFLVPVKGHVGKCRWKQCPCEKCHLITERQKIMAAQKVLKRQAPDADEPAARPPPPPPWRPAPRRPFPGSPRWEPSRACAVLPSQMPTCPQALGRSRSGGTAEPQKVLEPPGVPSGQPQRRRLVNEGPWDAARGHRASPACPGADPGSLSCHLLPGHASNMAPDCMMGPEYLERDPPKVYPGYTNMYHYRPFPLGLVNQPSSYRGSSAPPAIPLQRGFRVPSNHGAGTSSSLHMQDTSGDFRQGYYPPLPQFIPPGFLPGIHYIPPPVPLNVLADTPKESTATLTDVSDSSAMGFWKGPAPRHGTFLSL from the exons ATGCTGCGCACCCCCAAGTGCTCGCGCTGCCGCAACCACGGCTTCCTGGTGCCCGTCAAGGGCCACGTGGGCAAGTGCCGCTGGAAGCAGTGCCCCTGCGAGAAGTGCCACCTCATCACGGAGCGCCAGAAGATCATGGCGGCGCAGAAGGTGCTCAAGCGCCAGGCGCCCGACGCCGACGAGCCCGCCgcccgcccgccgccgccgccgcc ttggcgccccgccccccgccggccCTTTCCCGGCAGCCCCAGGTGGGAGCCCAGCCGCGCCTGCGCAGTCCTGCCTTCCCAGATGCCCACGTGCCCACAAGCGCTAGGCAGGAGCCGGAGCGGTGGGACAGCAGAACCGCAGAAGGTTCTGGAACCACCCGGGGTTCCCTCGGGGCAGCCCCAGAGGCGCAGGCTCGTAAATGAAGGCCCTTGGGACGCTGCCCGTGGGCACAGAGCCTCGCCCGCCTGCCCCGGGGCTGACCCCGGCTCTCTCTCCTGCCATCTCCTGCCAGGGCACGCTTCCAACATGGCCCCAGACTGCATGATGGGGCCCGAGTACCTGGAGAGAGACCCGCCCAAGGTGTACCCGGGCTATACCAACATGTACCACTACCGCCCGTTCCCGTTGGGCCTGGTCAACCAGCCCAGCAGCTACCGCGGCTCCTCCGCGCCCCCGGCGATCCCCCTCCAGAGGGGCTTCCGCGTCCCCAGCAACCACGGAGCCGGGACCTCGTCGTCTTTGCAC ATGCAGGATACCAGTGGAGACTTCAGACAAGGCTACTACCCACCGCTGCCTCAGttcatccctccaggctttctcCCAGGGATCCACTACATTCCTCCCCCTGTCCCGCTGAATGTTCTGGCAGACACCCCCAAGGAGTCAACTG CCACTCTGACCGACGTCTCAGACTCATCGGCGATGG GATTTTGGAAGGGCCCAGCTCCCAGACATGGGACTTTTCTatccctttaa